In a genomic window of Paludisphaera rhizosphaerae:
- a CDS encoding chemotaxis protein CheW: protein MSHESPPNARADRAEGPVLQFVGFRLGDEDYAIAITKIQEIILMKPITRLPQTPDYIEGLINLRGSVIPVVSLRKRFGMSSRDLDEETRTIVVNVQDKTVGCIVDAVTRVMRINRDQIQPSPLGSAGASCRYVSGLARVDDRLLIMLDVEKLFQFDESALAAAVGQS from the coding sequence ATGAGCCACGAAAGTCCTCCCAACGCCAGGGCCGACCGCGCCGAGGGGCCGGTCTTGCAGTTCGTCGGTTTCCGGCTCGGCGACGAGGACTACGCGATCGCGATCACCAAAATCCAGGAGATCATTCTGATGAAGCCGATCACCCGGCTTCCTCAGACGCCCGACTATATCGAGGGCCTGATCAACCTGCGCGGCTCGGTGATTCCGGTGGTCAGCCTTCGGAAGAGATTCGGGATGTCGTCCCGCGACCTGGACGAGGAAACGCGAACGATCGTCGTCAATGTGCAGGACAAGACGGTCGGCTGCATCGTGGACGCCGTCACCCGAGTGATGCGGATCAACCGCGACCAGATCCAGCCATCCCCTCTCGGCTCGGCCGGGGCCTCGTGTCGGTACGTCTCGGGTCTAGCTCGGGTCGACGATCGACTGCTGATCATGCTCGACGTCGAGAAGCTGTTTCAGTTTGACGAGTCCGCGCTGGCCGCGGCCGTTGGTCAGTCCTGA
- a CDS encoding DUF1552 domain-containing protein: MTPELSRRTFLRGVGVTMALPWLESRNVWGVESPTARPSSEPPVRVGVLFAGNGFHGKEWWAKGKGKDMELGGVLAPLQDFREKLLFIRGLYNEEALKGNIHSSQTGNLLSGAPLASGGEIRSGTSFDQLLAQSHSRSTKVPSLVLGCEQPNPAVHKNYSMLYSSHISWTSPTSPTPLELFPALAFDRLFKDESARGDESVLDAVMADAQDFRRDVSQADRRKLDEYLESVREVERRIERAGDRGELQGWKPTLEKPNVPRPADGIPQDIAEHMKLMCDILVLGFQTDATRVTTLKLNNDHSSLRFPQLGVDYMIHHLLSHTDTADWLKVNQLFTGQLAYIARKLDAIQEGERTALDNSMLLFCSSMLSGGTHDATQLPVVLVGGGGGKLQGGRVLDYLKAPNRKMCSLYMSMLDKAGLHVDAFGDSKEPLAEI, encoded by the coding sequence ATGACCCCCGAGCTTTCCCGTCGCACGTTCCTCCGTGGCGTGGGCGTCACGATGGCCCTCCCGTGGTTGGAGTCCCGCAACGTCTGGGGCGTCGAGTCGCCGACGGCTCGGCCTTCGAGCGAGCCGCCGGTTCGCGTGGGCGTCCTGTTCGCCGGCAACGGCTTCCACGGCAAGGAATGGTGGGCGAAGGGTAAAGGCAAGGACATGGAGTTGGGCGGCGTCCTCGCCCCGCTCCAGGACTTCCGCGAGAAACTCCTCTTCATCCGCGGCCTCTACAACGAGGAAGCGCTGAAGGGGAACATCCACAGCTCGCAGACCGGCAATCTGCTGTCGGGCGCGCCGCTGGCCTCGGGAGGCGAGATCCGTTCGGGGACGAGCTTCGACCAGTTGCTGGCGCAGAGCCACTCGCGGTCGACGAAGGTTCCCAGCCTCGTCCTCGGCTGTGAGCAGCCGAACCCGGCGGTCCACAAGAACTACTCGATGCTCTACAGCTCGCACATCTCCTGGACGTCGCCGACCAGCCCGACGCCGCTGGAGCTGTTCCCCGCCCTGGCGTTCGACCGGCTCTTCAAGGACGAGTCAGCCCGGGGCGACGAGAGCGTTCTCGACGCCGTGATGGCTGACGCCCAGGATTTCCGCCGCGACGTCTCGCAGGCCGACCGCCGCAAGCTCGACGAGTATCTGGAGTCGGTCCGCGAGGTCGAGCGTCGGATCGAACGGGCCGGTGATCGCGGCGAGCTTCAGGGATGGAAGCCGACCCTGGAAAAGCCTAACGTCCCCCGCCCCGCCGACGGCATTCCCCAGGACATCGCCGAGCACATGAAGCTGATGTGCGACATCCTCGTCCTGGGCTTCCAGACTGACGCCACTCGTGTCACCACGCTCAAGCTGAACAACGACCACAGCTCGCTGCGGTTCCCGCAGCTCGGCGTGGACTACATGATCCACCACCTTCTCTCTCACACCGACACGGCCGACTGGCTGAAGGTCAACCAGCTCTTCACGGGCCAACTCGCCTACATTGCTCGCAAGCTCGACGCGATCCAGGAAGGCGAACGCACGGCCCTGGACAACTCGATGCTCCTGTTCTGCTCCAGCATGCTCTCCGGCGGCACCCACGATGCAACGCAGCTTCCGGTCGTTCTCGTCGGCGGCGGCGGAGGCAAGCTCCAGGGTGGGCGCGTCCTCGACTACCTCAAGGCCCCCAACCGCAAGATGTGCAGCCTGTACATGTCGATGCTCGACAAGGCCGGCCTGCATGTGGACGCCTTCGGCGATTCGAAGGAGCCACTCGCCGAGATCTGA